One Tumebacillus amylolyticus DNA segment encodes these proteins:
- a CDS encoding GTPase has protein sequence MIGRTNVGKTIFCLNFAEFLGLQRMDVYFQLPDGTTRQRKYNVSTAREELSSTEAHHTRSLQSISLELPRGKGMRQLKLTDSTGLVDGIHPDLEMREAMAQTLEELRLADCVLHLVDASEIMKAGGLKNLGELDLQIAELGSRKSGYLCLANKVDLPDGQRGFKLLEKEMKGLNLLPISALYRQGFREVKDHVWRLV, from the coding sequence GTGATTGGCCGAACCAACGTCGGTAAGACCATTTTCTGCCTCAACTTCGCGGAGTTCCTCGGGCTCCAGCGAATGGATGTCTACTTTCAATTGCCCGACGGCACCACCCGTCAGCGCAAATACAACGTAAGCACCGCCCGCGAAGAGCTCTCCAGCACCGAAGCCCACCACACCCGCTCGCTGCAATCGATCTCGCTGGAACTCCCGCGCGGCAAAGGCATGCGCCAACTCAAACTCACCGACTCCACGGGCCTCGTCGACGGCATCCACCCGGACCTTGAAATGCGCGAGGCAATGGCGCAAACGCTCGAAGAACTTCGCCTTGCAGATTGCGTCCTCCATCTCGTCGACGCCAGCGAGATCATGAAGGCAGGGGGCCTCAAAAACCTCGGCGAGCTCGATCTGCAAATCGCCGAGCTCGGTTCCCGAAAAAGCGGCTACCTCTGCCTCGCCAACAAAGTCGATCTCCCCGACGGGCAACGTGGCTTCAAACTGTTGGAAAAAGAGATGAAGGGCCTCAACTTGCTCCCCATCTCCGCCCTGTACCGCCAAGGATTTCGGGAGGTGAAAGATCATGTATGGCGTCTGGTCTAG
- a CDS encoding methyl-accepting chemotaxis protein, translating to MSNNGQLNQQTNKYLMIGMWAAIVLATLAARNQFILIMDAVGAGLLGAFITFLILKKIWVKQTPYIYIGAFMVFDLLSFIGDHTAASYLNICLSVMMLSFYHRARIIMIAGIGGVLMEFVLVIFFRHWYSEADLTYIYVIIEVSVMAVVILAIQTRIGYRMRLEVEQQRQEAVEAKERVDLLLQQIKQSVHTLRELGDIVTTNVSATGQISKEVTAAFGEIAHGVSEQAASVADINESMQVVNHSVQTVSERSTTMRDLSQSTVSVTVEGNKQISYAASEMEEVSSIISNSVVLMAELTDQTQQIGTILDTITEISAQTNLLALNAAIEAARAGEHGRGFAVVSDEVRKLAERSQHSTEKIANILGEIQEKTSQVTAIVNEGQQKMLSSKKATQQAEQFFEHIMSNTDNVVRQANDVQMMVQNLIASSNVTIDEVTSISSVTEQTSAAVQEVLTSVEEQYSRIEEVVDSFNNLENLISQLTALTKK from the coding sequence ATGAGCAACAACGGCCAGTTGAACCAGCAAACGAACAAATATTTGATGATCGGCATGTGGGCCGCCATCGTGCTGGCCACATTGGCTGCACGAAATCAATTTATTTTGATCATGGATGCCGTGGGCGCAGGCCTGCTGGGTGCCTTCATCACCTTCTTGATCTTGAAAAAGATCTGGGTTAAGCAAACTCCGTACATCTATATCGGGGCTTTCATGGTGTTCGACCTGTTGTCGTTCATCGGAGACCATACCGCCGCCTCCTACCTGAACATCTGCCTGAGCGTGATGATGCTCTCGTTCTACCACAGAGCGCGCATCATCATGATCGCCGGGATCGGCGGTGTGCTGATGGAGTTTGTTCTGGTGATCTTCTTCCGTCATTGGTATTCGGAAGCGGACCTCACGTACATCTACGTCATCATCGAAGTCTCCGTCATGGCGGTCGTCATCCTCGCCATCCAGACCCGGATCGGGTACCGGATGCGTCTGGAAGTAGAACAACAACGCCAAGAAGCGGTCGAAGCCAAGGAGCGTGTCGACCTGCTGTTGCAGCAAATCAAGCAGTCGGTTCACACCTTGCGTGAACTCGGGGACATCGTGACGACGAACGTCTCGGCGACTGGTCAGATTTCCAAGGAAGTCACCGCCGCGTTCGGCGAAATTGCGCACGGTGTCAGCGAACAAGCGGCAAGCGTCGCCGATATCAACGAATCGATGCAAGTCGTCAACCATTCGGTGCAAACGGTCTCTGAACGCTCCACCACGATGCGCGACCTCTCGCAATCGACGGTGTCCGTCACGGTAGAAGGCAACAAGCAGATCTCCTATGCGGCCTCCGAGATGGAGGAAGTCTCCTCGATCATCTCTAATTCGGTGGTGCTCATGGCGGAATTGACCGACCAGACCCAGCAGATCGGCACCATCCTCGACACGATCACCGAGATTTCCGCACAGACCAATCTCTTGGCGCTCAACGCAGCCATAGAAGCCGCACGAGCCGGTGAACACGGCCGCGGATTTGCCGTCGTCTCAGACGAAGTGCGCAAACTGGCGGAACGCTCCCAACACTCCACCGAAAAAATCGCCAACATCCTCGGCGAAATTCAAGAAAAAACCAGCCAAGTCACCGCCATCGTCAACGAAGGCCAGCAAAAAATGCTCTCCTCCAAAAAAGCCACCCAACAAGCCGAACAGTTCTTCGAACACATCATGTCCAACACCGACAACGTCGTACGTCAAGCAAACGACGTGCAGATGATGGTGCAGAACCTGATTGCCTCCTCCAACGTCACGATCGACGAAGTCACCTCGATCTCCTCCGTCACCGAACAGACCTCGGCTGCCGTCCAAGAAGTCCTCACATCGGTTGAGGAACAATACAGCCGGATCGAAGAGGTCGTCGATTCTTTCAACAACTTGGAGAACCTCATCTCCCAACTCACCGCCCTCACCAAGAAGTAA
- a CDS encoding glycosyltransferase — MKKMLMISYYAPPQLNAESILVAKTLKFLSRQFQVDLVTVGEEAEFKVDPFLVEEMGDDVQITRLSNPKPTSRVLRKIYRETVGRMSSIDNPIWLRAAETMMNMMVERGQYDVLYSRSQPGSSHLAALYAKKRFDLPWIAQFSDPWAHNPYHPYHGRKKQAIEAWESEVVQLADKLIFPTQEMLELYAAAHPTVDVAGKSVVLPHHYDPELYIGTEQETPSEKIRLAYIGDFYGLRSPEPLVKGLRVLKERRPDLVEGLELQVVGNVERTFHPLLEEAERTLGMTVQRVGQVPYRKSLEAMAQTDILLLVDAPSDVNLFLSSKLIDYLGARRPILGITSTKGTAGRLLQDYGWQVHHPDDVDGIADALELYLGRLDEQQARAESNSVENFSSEHVVGKLVELCQQAMQEQSNR, encoded by the coding sequence ATGAAGAAAATGCTGATGATTTCCTACTATGCACCTCCGCAATTGAACGCGGAGTCAATTTTGGTTGCGAAGACGTTGAAATTCCTCTCCCGACAGTTTCAAGTTGATCTGGTGACCGTCGGAGAAGAGGCGGAGTTCAAAGTGGACCCGTTTTTGGTCGAAGAGATGGGCGACGATGTGCAAATCACCCGCCTGTCCAACCCCAAGCCGACCTCGCGCGTTCTGCGCAAGATCTACCGCGAGACGGTGGGTCGGATGTCTTCTATAGACAACCCGATCTGGCTGCGGGCGGCCGAGACGATGATGAATATGATGGTGGAACGAGGACAGTATGACGTCCTGTACTCCCGCTCCCAACCGGGGTCGAGTCACTTGGCGGCGCTCTATGCCAAGAAGCGGTTCGATTTGCCGTGGATCGCGCAATTCAGCGACCCGTGGGCGCACAATCCGTACCATCCGTACCATGGACGCAAGAAACAAGCCATCGAAGCTTGGGAGAGCGAAGTCGTTCAACTTGCGGACAAGCTGATTTTCCCCACGCAAGAGATGTTGGAGTTGTACGCAGCGGCCCATCCCACCGTCGATGTAGCGGGCAAGTCAGTCGTCCTGCCGCATCACTATGACCCGGAATTGTACATAGGAACAGAGCAAGAAACCCCTTCTGAAAAAATTCGCCTCGCCTACATCGGCGATTTTTACGGCCTGCGCAGCCCGGAGCCGTTGGTAAAAGGTCTGCGCGTGCTGAAGGAACGCCGCCCTGATCTGGTGGAAGGCTTGGAATTGCAGGTGGTCGGCAACGTCGAACGAACGTTTCACCCGTTGCTCGAAGAAGCGGAGCGCACCCTGGGCATGACGGTGCAACGCGTCGGGCAAGTGCCGTATCGCAAAAGCTTGGAGGCGATGGCGCAGACCGACATCCTGTTGTTGGTCGATGCGCCGAGCGATGTGAATTTGTTTTTGAGCTCGAAGCTGATCGACTACTTGGGCGCACGACGCCCGATTCTCGGGATCACGTCGACGAAAGGCACGGCGGGCCGCTTGTTGCAAGACTACGGCTGGCAGGTTCATCATCCGGACGACGTGGACGGCATCGCCGATGCGTTGGAACTCTACCTCGGCCGTCTGGACGAGCAACAAGCCCGCGCCGAATCGAATTCTGTGGAGAACTTCTCTTCGGAGCATGTGGTGGGGAAATTGGTCGAGCTGTGCCAGCAGGCGATGCAGGAGCAAAGTAACCGTTAG
- a CDS encoding non-ribosomal peptide synthetase, producing MSNLQQQSYAISRGREYAGWETSPKTLPQALKRAVERGRGIVHVKADGSEVYQSYADLLDSAERVLGALRARGLQPHDKVIVEVQDSHLFLSVFWGCILGGFTCAPMHTPASFEPESNQMRKTKNVWKLLDEPLLVCDGFLESKYLNLQEHPLYAGLRLVTAETLLNHERDGHHHPSLPEDLAFLQFSSGSTGNAKGVELTHGNIMYNCGSQSEAYGFNEHDVFVNWMPLYHDMGLIGLHLHSLFHGSQQLKMSHETFVRRPELLLKKITEHGGTITGSPNFGLEWMTAKVNDLSELDLSTLRAMINGAEPISVQVTQRFQEKFARAGLREGAVFYTYGMAEACVGVAVAPCGEMQNDLFHRIDQKLFNSKGLVVPVTDLDTPYLEMADEGIPLPGMELRVVDDRDQVLPESRVGHIQIKGPNVTRGYYRNPEANANLFCDGWLRTGDLGFLLNGRLVVTGRNKDIIFINGQNFYAHDVEELVIREFDLQNQTVVAVGMTEQGSGRERVYLFLKYKRINDQFLKLSQDLKTTINVELGFEIEGVIPVQAIPKTTSGKLERYNLRARLIEGEFDELLDDIRLKLLEKSSTRNDLIMPRTAMEKILHKLWTRVLGHLPGSVISVNDHFMALGGNSLKAMQLLRDVEETLGVQGFELSKLFECPTIESLATYLEHLQAAQAEVAAGSHDLALQTRESIRESVLRLQAEGQRAEYELSHGQRGLWFIQQMTPNSVAYNEHYLLKLTGRLDVLTFGLALREIIERHAILRTVFVERGGRPKQLILDEVTFELPLFDAVDMTEEQVQAVVEEALFEDLSTPFDLTQEPLFRFKLFQIGETEFRFYIVTHHILIDGLSIDVLFRELSTVYSAKAEDLPFYLPPVEVQYAEFAEWQQEQMDTPRFQRMEEYWVERLAKPLPVLELPTDFPRPPRLSNEGSIVNHPLSPELTQALKSLSEQTNTSLYMVMLAAYFVWLHRVTHDEDLIVGTPFNGRTEPEIQELIGYFVNTMPIRVNMEGVVTFQDMLNQVRLRLLEALEHQAYPFDLLTEKSNLDRDPSRPVLYSTLFNFLIPPTAKMNGLELELMDSRKISSISDLTWIALLKDEHLHLDVEFNTTLFKPDTVRRFLGQFETILRTIADDPDAPVRMVDILTVEDRTIYERLNDVKTWYPADKTLDTLFYEAAEEFAANLALSSDEVQYTYTELNERSNQVAHLLRAQGLKKGEFVAIFMERSPETVISALGIIKAGGAYVPIDPEYPADRNRYVLEDCSARFVLTTRESMEKVNEMVAGNGTPPTVYNVQTDPDGQPTHNLDVQVTPDDLAYVIYTSGSTGRPKGVLIEHRGVVNLCVWGRDAHQLTERDVCLEFASYSFDVSVLETFCPLFYGARLHILSNSQRLSIEEFADAVERVEGTLLMILPVVFFKHLATYLRDEDFRKLRTLRQINTAGEALTGEIVRLWQRRFGLGIVIGNGYGPTEATVLSTFHAVTTPVPEDRANIQIGAPLSNYETYILNAFLQPCPVNVPGELCIGGLALAREYLNQPEKTAEVFIPHPFSDDPNARLYRSGDICKLLPDGTIEYLGRKDAQVKVRGYRIEIGEIEDAFAKQPNVQEVAVIAKADGDGTKRLLAFYTTVSGEAMELDDIRAFLGTRLPDFMIPEGITYLDEMPLTPSGKMDRKALAALETYVQVAQRPYAAPENSEQRILADAWRDVLEVERVGIHDDFFEMGGHSLKILKVLVLLKPHFPTLRVQDFFLHHTIAEMDHALREQKGKRSFQRGARAKTRILGEEKTFANFPANALVTDSFKTVLLTGATGYLGAHILHELYEKTDAHILCLVRPSETVGVQERLDEILRFYFGDETAQLMALRLTVLAGDLAKVGLGLSAEDAAYLDQHVDAIIHSGADVRHYGDVEHFDQVNVEGTRQLLDIARRRPGVRFHHVSTMTVLEASPEDEYGQAVLENVYVASKLRAEELVREAIEEGIPCTVFRAGNLIGHSKTGKFQRNIDSNAFYRMIRALLLLKAAPDVRSFIDLTPIDYAAAALVNLAQRRETVGRAIHLCNWEQSSHTSMIQLLQSFGYHISLLHPQAYQDFLFRESHTQNDTLQLIIAQMEGDGPRETPVKFSCIETQLLLQGTDVTCAKPDPLLLFNMVKYAMSIGYFPQNRHYDALAGADKRNESRFISHVLTAGGSTTNSSATI from the coding sequence ATGAGCAACTTGCAACAACAATCGTACGCAATCAGTCGGGGAAGAGAATACGCGGGATGGGAAACGTCTCCGAAGACGTTGCCACAAGCGCTGAAACGGGCGGTGGAGCGCGGGCGCGGCATTGTGCATGTCAAAGCCGACGGGTCCGAAGTCTACCAATCGTATGCAGACCTGTTGGATTCGGCGGAACGGGTGTTGGGAGCGCTTCGGGCGAGAGGCTTGCAACCACATGACAAAGTAATCGTGGAAGTGCAGGACTCCCATCTCTTTCTGTCGGTGTTTTGGGGCTGTATCTTGGGGGGGTTCACCTGTGCGCCGATGCATACGCCGGCTTCGTTTGAGCCGGAATCCAACCAGATGCGCAAGACCAAGAACGTCTGGAAGCTGTTGGACGAGCCGTTGCTCGTATGCGACGGGTTTCTCGAATCGAAATATCTGAACCTGCAAGAGCATCCGCTGTACGCCGGACTTCGTTTGGTAACGGCCGAAACGCTGTTGAATCATGAGCGGGATGGGCACCACCATCCAAGCCTTCCCGAAGACCTCGCGTTCTTGCAGTTTTCCTCAGGCTCCACAGGCAACGCCAAGGGCGTGGAATTGACGCACGGCAACATCATGTACAACTGCGGTTCTCAGTCGGAAGCGTATGGGTTCAACGAGCATGACGTGTTCGTGAACTGGATGCCGCTCTACCACGATATGGGTCTGATCGGGCTGCATCTGCATTCGCTGTTCCACGGCTCCCAACAGCTCAAGATGTCACATGAGACGTTCGTGCGACGCCCCGAACTGCTTTTGAAAAAAATAACCGAGCACGGCGGCACCATCACCGGCTCGCCGAACTTTGGACTTGAATGGATGACCGCCAAAGTCAACGACCTCTCGGAACTCGACCTGTCTACACTGCGGGCGATGATCAACGGAGCCGAGCCGATCTCGGTGCAAGTCACACAGCGTTTCCAAGAGAAATTTGCTCGAGCCGGCTTGCGGGAGGGGGCAGTTTTTTACACCTACGGGATGGCGGAAGCTTGTGTCGGCGTCGCGGTGGCACCGTGCGGCGAGATGCAGAACGATCTGTTCCATCGCATCGACCAGAAACTGTTCAACTCGAAGGGACTCGTCGTTCCTGTCACCGACCTCGACACGCCGTATCTCGAAATGGCGGACGAAGGGATTCCACTGCCGGGCATGGAGTTGCGCGTCGTCGATGATCGCGACCAAGTGTTGCCCGAATCCCGCGTCGGACACATCCAGATCAAAGGTCCGAACGTCACACGGGGCTACTACCGCAATCCGGAAGCCAACGCCAACCTGTTCTGCGACGGTTGGTTGCGGACGGGTGACCTTGGGTTTCTTCTAAACGGTCGTTTGGTCGTGACCGGGCGGAACAAGGACATCATTTTCATCAACGGTCAGAATTTCTACGCCCACGACGTGGAGGAGTTGGTGATTCGGGAGTTCGATCTGCAGAACCAGACGGTCGTCGCCGTTGGCATGACCGAGCAGGGAAGTGGTCGCGAGCGCGTCTACCTGTTCCTCAAATACAAGCGGATCAACGACCAGTTCTTGAAGCTGTCCCAAGATCTCAAGACCACGATCAACGTCGAACTCGGGTTCGAGATCGAGGGTGTCATCCCCGTGCAAGCGATTCCGAAGACCACGTCGGGAAAATTGGAGCGCTACAACCTGCGCGCCCGCTTGATCGAGGGGGAATTCGATGAGTTGCTGGACGACATTCGCCTGAAACTGTTGGAGAAGTCCAGCACCCGCAACGACTTGATCATGCCGCGCACGGCGATGGAGAAGATTCTGCACAAGCTCTGGACCCGCGTTCTTGGTCATCTGCCGGGCTCGGTCATTTCGGTGAACGACCACTTCATGGCACTGGGCGGCAACTCGCTGAAAGCGATGCAACTGCTGCGCGACGTGGAGGAAACACTCGGGGTTCAAGGATTTGAACTTTCCAAGCTGTTCGAATGCCCGACGATTGAAAGCCTCGCGACGTACCTGGAGCATCTGCAAGCCGCACAAGCGGAGGTTGCGGCAGGTTCTCACGATCTCGCCCTGCAGACGAGAGAGTCGATTCGCGAGTCGGTGTTGCGTCTGCAAGCGGAAGGCCAGCGAGCGGAGTACGAACTGTCCCACGGACAACGCGGTCTGTGGTTCATCCAGCAGATGACGCCGAATTCGGTCGCGTACAACGAGCACTACTTGCTGAAACTTACAGGTCGTCTCGACGTGCTGACGTTCGGTCTCGCCCTGCGTGAAATCATCGAGCGTCATGCGATTCTGCGCACGGTGTTCGTGGAGCGGGGAGGACGTCCGAAACAGTTGATCCTCGACGAAGTGACGTTCGAATTGCCGCTGTTCGACGCGGTGGACATGACCGAGGAGCAAGTGCAAGCGGTCGTGGAAGAAGCGCTGTTCGAAGACCTCAGCACGCCGTTCGATTTGACGCAAGAGCCGCTGTTCCGCTTCAAGCTGTTCCAAATCGGCGAGACGGAGTTCCGTTTTTACATCGTCACGCATCACATTCTCATCGACGGCCTCTCCATCGACGTGCTGTTCCGAGAATTGTCGACAGTCTACTCCGCCAAGGCGGAGGATCTCCCGTTCTACCTGCCGCCGGTGGAGGTGCAATACGCGGAGTTTGCCGAGTGGCAGCAGGAGCAGATGGACACCCCGCGCTTCCAACGCATGGAAGAGTATTGGGTGGAACGTCTCGCGAAACCGCTTCCCGTCCTCGAACTGCCGACCGACTTCCCGAGACCGCCGCGCCTCAGCAACGAAGGGTCGATCGTGAACCACCCGCTGTCTCCCGAGTTGACGCAAGCGTTGAAGAGTCTCTCCGAGCAAACCAACACGTCGCTGTACATGGTGATGCTCGCCGCGTACTTTGTCTGGTTGCATCGTGTGACGCACGACGAAGACCTGATCGTCGGCACACCGTTCAACGGACGCACGGAGCCCGAAATTCAAGAGCTGATCGGCTATTTCGTCAACACGATGCCGATTCGGGTGAACATGGAGGGTGTCGTCACGTTCCAAGACATGCTGAACCAAGTGCGTCTCCGCTTGTTGGAAGCCCTCGAACACCAAGCCTACCCGTTCGATCTGTTGACTGAAAAAAGCAACCTCGACCGCGACCCCAGCCGTCCCGTCCTCTACTCCACGTTGTTCAACTTCCTCATCCCGCCGACGGCAAAAATGAACGGTCTCGAACTGGAATTGATGGACAGCCGGAAAATTTCCTCCATCTCCGACCTGACATGGATTGCGCTGTTGAAGGACGAGCATCTGCATCTCGACGTCGAATTCAACACCACGCTGTTCAAACCGGACACCGTGCGCCGCTTCCTCGGTCAATTCGAGACGATCTTGCGCACCATCGCAGACGACCCCGACGCGCCCGTGCGCATGGTCGACATCCTGACTGTCGAAGACCGCACGATCTACGAGCGACTCAACGACGTCAAGACCTGGTACCCCGCCGACAAAACCCTCGACACTCTGTTCTATGAAGCGGCTGAAGAGTTCGCCGCCAATCTCGCGCTCTCGTCAGACGAAGTGCAATACACCTACACAGAACTGAATGAACGCTCCAACCAAGTGGCGCATCTCTTGCGGGCACAGGGATTGAAAAAAGGCGAGTTCGTCGCCATTTTTATGGAACGCAGCCCGGAGACGGTCATCTCGGCGCTTGGAATCATCAAAGCGGGCGGGGCATACGTCCCGATCGACCCCGAGTATCCGGCCGACCGCAACCGCTACGTGCTTGAGGACTGCTCGGCTCGCTTCGTTCTGACCACCCGAGAGTCGATGGAAAAAGTCAACGAAATGGTCGCAGGCAATGGAACTCCGCCGACCGTCTACAACGTGCAGACCGATCCGGACGGACAGCCTACCCACAATCTCGACGTACAAGTGACACCGGATGACCTCGCCTACGTCATCTACACCTCCGGCTCCACCGGTCGTCCCAAGGGCGTTCTCATCGAGCATCGCGGCGTCGTCAACCTCTGCGTCTGGGGCCGTGACGCGCACCAACTCACCGAGCGCGACGTCTGTCTGGAATTTGCGTCCTATAGTTTCGACGTGTCCGTGTTGGAGACATTCTGCCCGCTGTTCTACGGAGCTCGTCTGCATATCCTCTCCAACTCGCAACGCCTGTCGATCGAAGAGTTCGCCGACGCCGTCGAGCGTGTGGAAGGCACGCTGCTGATGATCTTGCCGGTCGTGTTCTTCAAACACTTGGCCACCTACCTGCGTGACGAAGACTTCCGCAAATTGCGCACGCTTCGCCAGATCAACACGGCAGGGGAAGCGTTGACGGGGGAGATCGTGCGTCTCTGGCAACGTCGCTTCGGCCTCGGCATCGTAATCGGGAACGGCTACGGCCCTACGGAGGCAACGGTTCTCTCGACGTTCCACGCAGTTACAACCCCCGTCCCCGAAGACCGAGCCAACATTCAGATCGGTGCCCCGCTGTCCAACTACGAGACCTACATCCTCAACGCGTTCCTGCAACCATGCCCTGTCAACGTCCCAGGTGAACTGTGCATCGGGGGTCTCGCTCTCGCGCGCGAATACCTGAACCAGCCGGAAAAAACGGCCGAGGTCTTCATCCCTCATCCGTTCTCCGATGACCCCAATGCCCGTCTGTATCGTTCCGGCGACATCTGCAAACTCTTGCCGGACGGCACGATTGAGTACCTCGGTCGCAAGGACGCCCAAGTCAAAGTGCGCGGCTACCGGATTGAAATCGGAGAAATCGAGGACGCCTTCGCCAAGCAGCCGAACGTTCAGGAAGTCGCCGTCATCGCCAAAGCGGACGGGGACGGCACGAAGCGCCTGCTCGCGTTTTACACGACGGTCAGCGGGGAAGCGATGGAGCTTGACGACATCCGCGCTTTTTTGGGAACTCGATTGCCGGACTTCATGATTCCGGAGGGCATTACGTATCTCGACGAGATGCCGTTGACCCCCAGTGGCAAGATGGACCGCAAAGCGTTGGCCGCACTGGAGACCTACGTCCAAGTCGCACAACGTCCGTACGCCGCGCCGGAGAACTCGGAGCAGCGCATTCTCGCCGATGCTTGGCGCGACGTGTTGGAAGTGGAGCGAGTCGGCATCCATGACGACTTTTTTGAAATGGGCGGTCATTCGTTGAAGATCTTGAAAGTGCTCGTCCTGCTCAAACCGCATTTCCCGACGCTTCGGGTGCAGGATTTCTTCCTCCACCACACCATCGCCGAGATGGACCACGCACTTCGGGAACAAAAAGGGAAGCGCAGCTTCCAACGCGGAGCCCGTGCGAAAACGCGCATCCTCGGCGAAGAAAAAACGTTCGCGAATTTCCCCGCGAACGCTCTCGTCACCGATTCCTTCAAAACCGTCTTGCTCACCGGCGCCACAGGCTACCTCGGCGCCCACATCCTGCACGAACTTTATGAAAAAACGGACGCCCACATCCTCTGCCTCGTGCGACCGTCTGAAACGGTCGGCGTGCAAGAGCGTCTGGACGAGATTCTTCGCTTCTACTTTGGCGACGAGACGGCACAGTTGATGGCGTTGCGTCTCACCGTACTGGCAGGCGATCTTGCCAAGGTTGGTCTCGGCCTCTCCGCAGAGGACGCCGCGTACCTCGACCAACACGTCGACGCCATCATCCACTCCGGCGCAGACGTCCGCCACTATGGAGACGTCGAACACTTCGACCAAGTCAACGTCGAAGGCACGCGCCAACTGCTGGACATCGCCCGCCGCCGCCCGGGGGTGCGTTTCCACCATGTGTCGACGATGACCGTCCTGGAAGCGTCGCCCGAAGACGAGTACGGGCAAGCTGTTCTGGAAAACGTCTACGTCGCTTCGAAACTTCGTGCCGAAGAACTCGTGCGCGAGGCGATTGAGGAGGGCATCCCGTGTACGGTGTTCCGTGCCGGCAACTTGATCGGGCACAGCAAGACCGGGAAATTCCAGCGCAACATCGATTCCAACGCGTTCTACCGCATGATCCGCGCCCTGTTGCTGTTAAAAGCAGCCCCGGACGTGCGCTCGTTCATCGACCTGACCCCGATCGACTACGCCGCAGCGGCCCTGGTCAACTTGGCGCAACGCCGCGAAACGGTCGGACGGGCGATTCATCTGTGCAACTGGGAGCAGTCCTCCCACACCTCCATGATTCAACTCCTGCAATCGTTTGGCTACCACATCTCGCTCCTGCATCCACAAGCCTACCAAGACTTCCTCTTCCGTGAATCTCACACCCAAAACGACACCCTGCAATTGATCATCGCGCAGATGGAGGGCGACGGCCCGCGCGAAACGCCCGTGAAATTCTCCTGCATCGAGACCCAACTCCTGCTCCAAGGCACAGACGTCACGTGTGCCAAGCCCGACCCGCTGTTGTTGTTCAACATGGTCAAGTACGCGATGAGCATCGGCTACTTCCCGCAAAATCGCCACTACGACGCGCTGGCCGGAGCGGACAAACGCAACGAATCGCGCTTCATCTCGCACGTCCTCACGGCGGGTGGGTCCACGACAAATTCTTCTGCCACCATTTAA
- the kynU gene encoding kynureninase, whose protein sequence is MADWNWTLEEAQQLDREDELAGFRERFYLLPDTIYMDGNSLGLASRDAEQAVLKALEEWKTLGIEGWTEASPPWFYLAEELGKRQSDLVGGKPEEVIVTGSTTVNLHQMVSTFYRPEGKRTKILADELNFPSDIYALQSQVLLKGLDPAEHLVQVKSRDGRLIEEDDIIAAMTDEIALILLPAVLYRSGQLLDMERLTREAHKRGILIGFDCCHSIGSVPHRFSEWGTDFAFWCNYKYLNAGPGSVGGLYVNERHFGTRPGLSGWFGYHKERQFDMVHEFEPAETAGAWQIGTTHLLSSAPLLGSLQIFEEAGMERLRAKSLRQTEYLMGLIDRLPESLGYVIGNPREAERRGGHVSLEHEEAVRICKALKARHIIPDFRFPNVIRLAPIALYTSYEEVWRTVEALRGIIENREYEVFATGRNVVA, encoded by the coding sequence ATGGCAGATTGGAACTGGACGTTAGAGGAAGCACAGCAGTTGGACCGGGAGGACGAGTTGGCGGGGTTCCGCGAGCGGTTCTACCTGTTGCCGGATACGATTTACATGGACGGCAACTCGCTTGGGTTGGCGTCTCGCGATGCGGAGCAAGCGGTTCTTAAAGCGTTGGAAGAGTGGAAGACGCTTGGCATTGAAGGCTGGACCGAAGCGTCTCCACCGTGGTTCTATTTGGCGGAAGAGTTGGGCAAGCGACAAAGCGACCTCGTGGGCGGCAAGCCGGAGGAAGTCATCGTGACCGGTTCGACCACCGTCAATTTGCACCAGATGGTCTCGACTTTTTATCGTCCCGAAGGCAAGCGCACGAAGATTTTGGCGGATGAGTTGAATTTCCCGTCCGACATCTACGCGCTGCAAAGCCAAGTCCTGCTCAAAGGTCTCGACCCGGCGGAACATCTCGTGCAGGTGAAGAGTCGCGACGGACGCTTGATCGAGGAGGACGACATCATCGCGGCGATGACCGACGAGATCGCCCTGATCTTGCTCCCGGCTGTGTTGTATCGCTCGGGGCAACTGCTCGACATGGAGCGATTGACCCGGGAAGCGCACAAGCGGGGGATTCTGATCGGTTTTGATTGCTGTCACTCCATCGGCTCGGTGCCGCACCGCTTCTCGGAGTGGGGGACCGACTTCGCGTTCTGGTGCAACTATAAGTATCTGAACGCAGGTCCAGGTTCTGTCGGCGGGCTCTACGTCAACGAGCGCCACTTTGGCACCCGTCCGGGCCTCAGCGGTTGGTTCGGCTACCACAAGGAGCGTCAGTTTGACATGGTGCATGAGTTTGAACCCGCTGAGACGGCGGGTGCTTGGCAGATCGGCACGACGCATCTGCTGAGCTCGGCCCCGTTGCTCGGCTCTCTGCAAATTTTTGAAGAGGCGGGGATGGAGCGTCTGCGTGCGAAATCGTTGCGCCAGACGGAATACCTCATGGGCTTGATCGACCGCCTGCCGGAGTCGCTCGGTTATGTGATCGGCAACCCGCGTGAAGCCGAACGCCGCGGGGGACACGTCTCGTTGGAGCATGAAGAGGCGGTGCGCATCTGCAAAGCGTTGAAAGCCCGCCACATCATCCCGGATTTCCGATTCCCGAACGTCATCCGCTTGGCGCCGATTGCCTTGTACACCTCCTATGAGGAAGTCTGGCGCACCGTTGAAGCCCTGCGTGGGATCATCGAAAACCGCGAGTACGAAGTGTTCGCGACCGGACGTAACGTCGTCGCCTAA